The following coding sequences are from one Nicotiana tomentosiformis chromosome 3, ASM39032v3, whole genome shotgun sequence window:
- the LOC138908414 gene encoding uncharacterized protein, translated as MPGYAKFMKDLVTKKRSMNCETIKMTHQMSAILHSMAPKLEDPGAFTIPCTIGRADFEKVLCDLGASINLMLYSVFKTLGIGQPRATSMRLQMADQTMKKPLDIIDDVLVRVSKFILPADFVILDCEVDYEVIVDDTSAMINVEDPLEAVLLNHEDDEKEGLVECANALQEMGSYSYGPRRLHPCGASEKEKGNWIDFG; from the exons atgccgggatatgccaaattcatgaaggacttggtaactaagaagagatctatgaattgtgagaccatcaaaatgactcatcaaATGAGTGCCATTCTGCACTCGATGGCTCCAAAGCTTGAAGATCCgggtgcctttacaattccatgcaccattggtCGCGCCGATTTTGAAAAAgtcttgtgtgatttgggagcaagtattaatttgatgctatattccgtgttcaagacactaggtattgggcaaccaagagctacttccatgagattacaaatggcggatcagaCAATGAAAAAGCCGCTtgatattattgatgatgttctagtccGGGTCAGCAAGTTTATTTTACCTGctgattttgtgattctcgactgcgaagtcgactatgag gtgatagttgatgacacgagtgccatgatcaatgtggaagaccctttggaagctgtgttgttaAACCATGAGGATGATGAAAAGGAAGGCTTGGTTGAATGTGCAAATGCATTGCAAGAaatgggatcctactcatatgggcccc gtagactccacccTTGTGGTGCTTCAGAGAAGGAAAAAGGCAACTGGATAGACTTTGGctga